One window from the genome of Elaeis guineensis isolate ETL-2024a chromosome 5, EG11, whole genome shotgun sequence encodes:
- the LOC105045267 gene encoding esterase PIR7B isoform X2: MEEERKKHFILVHGMCHGAWCWYKLATLLRSAGQRVTALDLAASGVHPKCLNELRSFSDYYAPLMEAMASIPSGERVVLVGHSYGGYGIALAAEKFPEKVSVAVFVSAAMPSISAPLSTMDQEPRPSDMFYFYRSRPQLHEGKVVSVMPTGVRPGIWLQDDPTSGDMVTKENYGSVSRVFISCKEDLCLEEDFQHWMIAESPGVEVKEIEAADHMVMLSKPKELCNLLLEIANNYK; encoded by the exons atggaggaagagagaaagaaacaCTTCATCCTTGTTCATGGGATGTGCCATGGTGCATGGTGCTGGTACAAGCTTGCCACCTTACTAAGGTCGGCCGGCCAAAGAGTTACTGCGCTTGACCTGGCCGCCAgcggcgtgcaccccaagtgccTCAACGAGCTCCGGTCGTTCTCCGACTACTATGCGCCTTTGATGGAAGCGATGGCCTCGATTCCATCCGGCGAGAGGGTAGTCCTCGTCGGACACAGCTATGGTGGGTATGGCATCGCCCTTGCCGCTGAAAAATTCCCAGAGAAGGTCTCTGTTGCTGTTTTTGTTAGTGCTGCAATGCCCAGTATCTCTGCTCCCTTATCAACCATGGATCAGGAG CCAAGACCCTCAGATATGTTCTACTTCTATCGCTCTAGGCCCCAACTACATGAAGGCAAAGTTGTATCAGTTATGCCCACTGGAG TAAGGCCAGGTATTTGGTTACAAGATGACCCAACCAGTGGAGACATGGTAACAAAGGAGAACTATGGATCGGTAAGCCGGGTGTTCATCTCGTGCAAGGAGGATCTATGTCTGGAAGAGGACTTCCAGCATTGGATGATTGCAGAAAGCCCAGGGGTGGAGGTGAAGGAGATCGAAGCTGCTGATCACATGGTCATGCTCTCCAAGCCCAAAGAGCTATGCAATCTCCTGCTTGAGATTGCCAATAACTACAAATGA
- the LOC105045267 gene encoding probable esterase PIR7A isoform X1, whose translation MEEERKKHFILVHGMCHGAWCWYKLATLLRSAGQRVTALDLAASGVHPKCLNELRSFSDYYAPLMEAMASIPSGERVVLVGHSYGGYGIALAAEKFPEKVSVAVFVSAAMPSISAPLSTMDQEFFKRYPPEFFMDSKFFISQDPQICSTSIALGPNYMKAKLYQLCPLEDLMLATMLVRPGIWLQDDPTSGDMVTKENYGSVSRVFISCKEDLCLEEDFQHWMIAESPGVEVKEIEAADHMVMLSKPKELCNLLLEIANNYK comes from the exons atggaggaagagagaaagaaacaCTTCATCCTTGTTCATGGGATGTGCCATGGTGCATGGTGCTGGTACAAGCTTGCCACCTTACTAAGGTCGGCCGGCCAAAGAGTTACTGCGCTTGACCTGGCCGCCAgcggcgtgcaccccaagtgccTCAACGAGCTCCGGTCGTTCTCCGACTACTATGCGCCTTTGATGGAAGCGATGGCCTCGATTCCATCCGGCGAGAGGGTAGTCCTCGTCGGACACAGCTATGGTGGGTATGGCATCGCCCTTGCCGCTGAAAAATTCCCAGAGAAGGTCTCTGTTGCTGTTTTTGTTAGTGCTGCAATGCCCAGTATCTCTGCTCCCTTATCAACCATGGATCAGGAG TTCTTCAAGAGGTATCCACCAGAATTCTTTATGGATTCCAAATTTTTTATCAGCCAAGACCCTCAGATATGTTCTACTTCTATCGCTCTAGGCCCCAACTACATGAAGGCAAAGTTGTATCAGTTATGCCCACTGGAG GACTTGATGTTGGCTACCATGTTAGTAAGGCCAGGTATTTGGTTACAAGATGACCCAACCAGTGGAGACATGGTAACAAAGGAGAACTATGGATCGGTAAGCCGGGTGTTCATCTCGTGCAAGGAGGATCTATGTCTGGAAGAGGACTTCCAGCATTGGATGATTGCAGAAAGCCCAGGGGTGGAGGTGAAGGAGATCGAAGCTGCTGATCACATGGTCATGCTCTCCAAGCCCAAAGAGCTATGCAATCTCCTGCTTGAGATTGCCAATAACTACAAATGA